One region of Candidatus Paceibacterota bacterium genomic DNA includes:
- a CDS encoding prolyl oligopeptidase family serine peptidase: MQDTILLAVAASLLAMTAQTPAQPMMAAARPPAQTARQFRFHKTLDVKVDYLLFLPKGYDAKAEKRYPLIYFLHGAGERGTNIWKVATHGPGKYAAAHPDFPFLIVSPQCPANQVWSKDVLLGLLDEITGKYSVDTSRIYLTGLSMGGYGTWDLGLTHPDKFAAIVPICGGGQMIAVILSGRDKGPVFKTLGVWAFHGGKDAVVPLEESQRMVDALKKAGVQDVKFTVYPEAGHNSWTETYDKPELYDWLLQHQRQ, translated from the coding sequence ATGCAAGACACAATACTACTCGCCGTCGCCGCGAGTTTGCTGGCGATGACTGCCCAGACCCCGGCCCAACCCATGATGGCTGCGGCCCGCCCGCCGGCCCAAACGGCCAGGCAGTTTCGTTTCCACAAGACGCTGGACGTGAAGGTGGACTACCTGCTGTTCCTGCCCAAAGGCTACGACGCCAAGGCGGAGAAGCGTTACCCGCTGATCTACTTCCTGCATGGCGCGGGCGAGCGTGGCACCAACATCTGGAAGGTCGCCACGCACGGGCCGGGGAAGTACGCCGCCGCGCACCCGGATTTCCCCTTTCTCATCGTTTCCCCGCAGTGCCCGGCAAACCAGGTTTGGTCCAAGGACGTGCTGCTGGGGTTGCTGGACGAAATCACAGGCAAGTACTCTGTGGATACAAGCCGGATCTATCTGACCGGCCTGAGCATGGGCGGCTACGGCACGTGGGACTTGGGCCTCACCCACCCGGACAAGTTTGCGGCCATCGTGCCGATATGCGGCGGCGGCCAGATGATCGCCGTTATCCTGTCCGGCCGCGACAAAGGGCCGGTCTTCAAGACCCTCGGCGTGTGGGCCTTTCACGGCGGCAAAGATGCGGTTGTGCCGCTCGAAGAATCACAGCGCATGGTGGACGCACTGAAGAAGGCAGGCGTGCAGGACGTGAAATTTACCGTCTATCCGGAGGCCGGACACAATTCTTGGACCGAGACTTACGACAAACCGGAGCTGTACGACTGGCTGCTCCAACACCAGCGGCAGTAG
- the scpB gene encoding SMC-Scp complex subunit ScpB, with product MDLKFILEALLFSAQKPLTLKEVREVLTAAVEHAEGDETARALKKVKDSDLTLALEQLADDHEQARRSYRLTCVAGAWQFVTQPEYAPWLKALVGRKVRPPRLSQPALETLAIIAYRQPLTRAEIEQVRGVNVDGVMQTLLERGLVEQVGRAEVVGRPMTYGTTGLFLEYFGLRSLEDLPAADELRRMVIEKPPAPVTADPGLATVPPEQLALATEEQKTEAPAAESAGPAESAEPPPEGQPG from the coding sequence ATGGACCTGAAATTCATTCTGGAAGCGCTCCTGTTCTCCGCGCAGAAACCGCTGACCCTCAAAGAAGTGCGCGAGGTGCTCACCGCCGCGGTCGAACACGCCGAGGGCGACGAAACCGCCCGGGCCCTCAAGAAGGTCAAGGACAGCGATTTGACCCTGGCGCTCGAGCAGTTGGCCGACGACCATGAACAGGCCCGGCGCAGTTACCGGCTCACCTGTGTGGCCGGGGCCTGGCAGTTCGTCACTCAGCCGGAATATGCTCCCTGGCTCAAAGCGCTGGTCGGCCGCAAAGTCCGTCCGCCCCGCCTTTCCCAGCCGGCGTTGGAGACCCTCGCTATCATTGCCTACCGCCAGCCGCTCACCCGCGCCGAGATCGAGCAGGTGCGCGGTGTGAATGTGGATGGGGTGATGCAAACCCTTCTCGAGCGCGGACTGGTCGAGCAGGTGGGGCGCGCCGAGGTGGTGGGCCGGCCGATGACCTACGGCACAACCGGCCTGTTCCTCGAGTACTTCGGCCTGCGCAGTTTGGAGGATTTGCCCGCTGCGGACGAACTGCGGCGCATGGTAATTGAGAAGCCGCCGGCGCCAGTCACCGCTGACCCCGGTCTAGCCACCGTGCCCCCGGAACAACTGGCTCTGGCGACCGAGGAACAGAAGACCGAAGCCCCGGCAGCCGAATCCGCAGGCCCGGCCGAATCGGCAGAGCCGCCGCCGGAAGGCCAGCCAGGCTGA
- a CDS encoding YqaE/Pmp3 family membrane protein has translation MSKLVLIILAILLPPLAVYLKTKSAKDTIINIVLCLFFWVPGLLHALYLILK, from the coding sequence ATGAGTAAACTGGTTCTGATTATTCTCGCAATTCTGCTCCCGCCGCTGGCGGTTTATCTGAAGACCAAGTCGGCCAAGGATACAATCATCAACATAGTTCTCTGTCTTTTCTTCTGGGTTCCCGGCTTACTCCATGCACTCTACCTGATCTTGAAGTAG
- a CDS encoding segregation/condensation protein A, translated as MAEYKVKFEVFEGPLDLLLYLIKKEEVDIYEVNLTRLATQFVEYIETMRMLDLEIAGEFLVMAATLMYIKSRELLPVDQQAQIEGEEEGEDPRWELIRQLVEYKKFKDAAAQLQVLEARQEDIFPRVPVKLDFEAGPPPRAEASVFDLVNAVNVILKRFSQREDLRDIFEDKWSVSEKIEHLMRLLSERPSVRFSELFAGVTSRSEVVVTFLALLELIRLKQITAIQLEPFGEIDICRTPPAPGSPAPIPGPAPHPQPADAPSA; from the coding sequence ATGGCTGAATATAAGGTCAAATTCGAGGTTTTCGAAGGGCCGCTCGACTTGCTTCTTTATTTGATAAAGAAGGAGGAGGTGGACATTTACGAGGTGAACCTCACTCGCCTGGCGACCCAGTTTGTCGAGTACATCGAGACGATGCGCATGCTGGACCTGGAGATTGCCGGCGAGTTCCTGGTAATGGCGGCCACCCTGATGTACATCAAGAGCCGCGAGCTGCTGCCCGTGGACCAGCAGGCGCAAATTGAAGGGGAGGAGGAGGGGGAAGACCCGCGCTGGGAGTTGATCCGGCAATTGGTCGAATACAAGAAATTCAAGGACGCCGCCGCGCAGCTCCAGGTGCTCGAAGCCCGGCAGGAAGACATCTTCCCGCGCGTCCCCGTCAAATTGGATTTCGAGGCGGGGCCGCCGCCGCGCGCGGAGGCTTCGGTCTTCGACCTGGTCAACGCCGTCAATGTCATCCTTAAACGCTTCAGCCAGCGCGAAGACCTGCGGGACATCTTCGAGGATAAATGGTCGGTCAGCGAGAAGATCGAGCACCTGATGCGGTTGCTGAGTGAGCGGCCGAGCGTAAGGTTCTCGGAGTTGTTTGCAGGCGTGACCAGCCGTTCGGAAGTGGTGGTCACCTTCCTCGCCTTGCTCGAGTTGATCCGACTCAAGCAGATTACCGCGATTCAGCTCGAGCCGTTCGGCGAGATTGATATCTGCCGGACCCCACCCGCCCCGGGCTCGCCCGCGCCGATCCCGGGCCCAGCCCCGCATCCGCAACCGGCGGACGCCCCCTCTGCCTAG
- a CDS encoding MotA/TolQ/ExbB proton channel family protein, with protein MEPVVYVLLFVTSVVGLTFIVERGIALRWRRVVPSAVEAAVEACRSPEDVPSLRRVCQQHKSPISQLLLTASDHLDWPKVETVDALQSRARHEVARLERGLVVLEIIVGIAPLLGLVGTILGMMTAFGNVGQAGQIDPAELAKGISLILRATLFGLLIAIPSLVFWSYYSKKVESLAIEMESLCAEFLRRQYREEIQGQKTKA; from the coding sequence ATGGAACCAGTCGTTTACGTGTTGCTCTTTGTGACCTCGGTGGTGGGTTTGACCTTCATCGTCGAGCGCGGCATCGCCCTGCGCTGGCGGCGCGTCGTGCCGTCGGCCGTGGAAGCCGCGGTCGAAGCCTGCCGATCGCCCGAAGACGTCCCCAGCCTCCGCCGCGTCTGCCAGCAGCACAAATCCCCCATCAGCCAATTGCTGTTGACCGCCTCCGACCACCTGGACTGGCCCAAGGTGGAAACCGTTGATGCCCTGCAGAGCCGCGCCCGGCACGAGGTCGCCCGCCTCGAACGCGGCCTGGTCGTGCTCGAAATCATCGTCGGCATTGCCCCGCTGCTCGGGTTGGTCGGCACCATCCTCGGCATGATGACCGCCTTCGGCAACGTCGGCCAGGCCGGCCAGATTGATCCCGCCGAACTGGCCAAAGGCATCTCCCTCATCCTCCGCGCCACCCTCTTCGGACTGCTCATTGCCATCCCTTCGCTCGTCTTTTGGAGTTACTACAGCAAGAAGGTTGAATCGCTGGCCATCGAGATGGAGTCGCTGTGCGCTGAGTTCCTCCGCCGCCAGTACCGCGAGGAGATCCAGGGGCAGAAGACCAAGGCCTGA
- the pheA gene encoding prephenate dehydratase, translating to MNIPEHRKAIDKFDAQIVKLLNERTRHVLAIGEFKRKSGEEIYAPHRERAVLQRICRKNQGPLTNESLRAIYREVMSSALSLEKSLTVAYLGPEATFTHQAAIQRFGASLRYAPQKTITDVFTEVSKRRADYGVVPVENTTEGAVTHTLDMFVDSDLKIVAQIVLPVQHCLLANCPRSQIRKLYAHPQSLGQCRAWVQANLPRVEIVESSSNARSAELAAKEKHTAAIAGLLAAEWYDVDVLDHDIQDNVANATRFLVLGRQCAPATGKDRTSLMFSLVDRVGALYSALVAFRRYRVNMTKIESRPSKRKAWEYIFFVDCEGHMEDRRLAKAIALLGEHCSYVKVLGSFPDSE from the coding sequence ATGAACATCCCCGAACATCGCAAGGCCATTGACAAGTTTGACGCCCAAATCGTCAAGCTGCTGAATGAGCGAACCAGGCACGTGCTGGCCATCGGCGAATTCAAACGCAAATCGGGCGAGGAGATCTACGCTCCGCATCGGGAGCGGGCGGTCCTGCAGCGGATCTGCCGCAAGAACCAGGGGCCGCTGACCAATGAATCCCTGCGAGCGATCTACCGCGAAGTCATGTCCAGCGCCCTGTCGTTGGAGAAATCGCTGACAGTTGCTTACCTGGGGCCGGAAGCCACGTTTACCCACCAGGCCGCCATTCAACGCTTCGGCGCCAGCCTGCGCTACGCGCCGCAAAAGACGATAACCGACGTCTTCACCGAGGTCAGCAAACGCCGCGCCGACTACGGCGTAGTCCCGGTGGAGAATACCACTGAGGGTGCCGTGACACACACGCTGGACATGTTCGTGGACAGCGACCTGAAGATCGTCGCGCAGATCGTCCTGCCGGTGCAGCACTGCCTGCTGGCCAACTGCCCGCGCTCGCAGATCCGGAAGCTCTACGCCCATCCGCAATCGCTCGGCCAGTGCCGCGCCTGGGTGCAGGCCAACTTGCCGCGCGTCGAGATCGTCGAGAGCTCCTCCAACGCTCGCTCCGCCGAGCTGGCCGCGAAGGAGAAACACACGGCTGCCATTGCCGGGCTCCTGGCCGCCGAATGGTACGACGTGGACGTGCTGGACCACGACATCCAGGACAACGTTGCCAACGCCACCCGGTTTCTCGTGTTGGGCCGCCAATGCGCCCCCGCCACCGGCAAAGACCGCACCAGCCTGATGTTCAGCCTGGTGGACCGGGTGGGCGCGCTCTACAGCGCCCTGGTGGCCTTTCGCCGCTACCGGGTCAACATGACCAAGATCGAATCCCGGCCCAGCAAACGCAAGGCTTGGGAATACATCTTCTTCGTGGATTGCGAGGGACACATGGAGGACCGCCGGCTGGCCAAGGCCATCGCGCTCCTCGGCGAGCACTGCAGCTACGTCAAAGTCCTTGGCTCCTTCCCGGATTCGGAGTGA
- the trpS gene encoding tryptophan--tRNA ligase — protein MRILSGIQPSGTLHLGNYFGMMKPAIELQEKGQAFYFIADFHSMTSLVDPAERRRNTLDVALDFLACGLDPKRTVFFRQSDVPEVPELTWILGTVTPMGLLERCHSYKDKVAKGISFNFGLFAYPVLMAADILMYDSNVVPVGQDQKQHVEVTRDIAIKFNEQYGETFVIPEPQIRAATAKVPGLDGEKMSKSYGNTIDIFGDEKALRKKVMSIKMDSRTPQEPKPDADQNLAIQILKLVAPPEAAQDYEDRLRTGGLGYGDLKKALFDHYWNHFAAPRAKRAELAANLDYVHQVLADGAVRARAVAQKVLERAKVASGLK, from the coding sequence ATGCGCATTTTATCGGGCATACAGCCTTCAGGCACGTTGCATCTCGGGAATTACTTCGGGATGATGAAGCCCGCCATCGAACTTCAGGAGAAGGGCCAGGCGTTCTACTTCATCGCCGATTTCCACTCAATGACCTCGCTGGTGGACCCGGCGGAGCGGCGCCGCAACACGCTGGATGTGGCGCTGGACTTTCTCGCCTGCGGCCTGGACCCGAAGCGAACGGTGTTCTTCCGCCAGTCGGATGTGCCGGAAGTGCCGGAGTTGACCTGGATCCTGGGGACGGTGACGCCGATGGGCTTGCTGGAGCGCTGCCATTCCTACAAGGACAAGGTGGCCAAGGGCATCTCGTTCAACTTTGGCCTGTTCGCCTACCCGGTGCTAATGGCGGCGGACATCCTGATGTATGACTCGAATGTGGTGCCAGTGGGACAGGACCAGAAACAGCACGTGGAAGTCACGCGCGACATCGCCATCAAGTTCAACGAGCAATACGGCGAGACGTTTGTGATTCCCGAGCCGCAAATCCGCGCGGCCACCGCGAAGGTGCCCGGCCTCGACGGCGAGAAGATGAGCAAGAGCTACGGCAACACCATAGACATCTTCGGCGACGAGAAGGCGCTCCGCAAAAAGGTGATGAGCATCAAGATGGACAGCCGCACGCCCCAGGAGCCCAAACCCGATGCCGACCAGAATCTGGCCATCCAGATACTGAAGCTTGTTGCCCCGCCGGAAGCAGCTCAGGATTATGAGGACCGCCTGCGCACCGGCGGGTTGGGCTATGGCGACCTGAAGAAGGCGCTATTCGACCACTATTGGAACCACTTCGCCGCGCCCCGCGCCAAACGCGCCGAACTGGCGGCAAACCTTGATTATGTCCACCAAGTTCTGGCGGACGGGGCGGTCCGGGCGCGCGCCGTGGCGCAGAAGGTGTTGGAGCGGGCGAAGGTCGCCAGCGGGCTCAAGTAG
- a CDS encoding KpsF/GutQ family sugar-phosphate isomerase: protein MNHLAQARKVFDIELAALRAVRARLDDAFTAAVELVVETLRRHGKVVVVGIGKSGHVGQKISATLTSTGSTSVVLNSVDALHGDLGIVNDGDAILALSYSGESEELLNLLPALKRFLVKIIVVTGAPKSSLARHGDLVLNVRVPREACPFNLAPTASTTAMLAMGDALAMAVLQARGFKRQDFAKFHPGGAIGRAMLSRVADIMRSGPRNAVAAEGLTVKEALLVMTRAKSGSLSVVNEQGKLVGVFTDGDFRRHMANNEDLLAQPLKSVMTRNPVCIREDALAVEALKVFHERNIDDLIVVTAKREPVGLVDSQDLPKFKLM from the coding sequence GTGAATCACCTGGCTCAAGCCCGGAAAGTGTTCGATATCGAACTGGCGGCGCTCCGAGCCGTCCGCGCGCGGCTCGACGACGCGTTTACCGCAGCGGTCGAGCTGGTGGTCGAAACCTTGCGCCGGCACGGCAAGGTCGTCGTCGTCGGCATCGGCAAATCCGGTCATGTGGGGCAGAAGATTTCCGCCACCCTCACCAGCACCGGGTCCACCAGCGTCGTGTTGAACAGCGTAGATGCGCTGCATGGCGACCTGGGCATCGTCAACGACGGCGACGCGATTCTGGCGCTAAGTTACTCCGGCGAATCGGAGGAGTTGTTGAACCTGCTGCCCGCGCTCAAGCGGTTCCTGGTGAAAATTATAGTGGTGACCGGCGCGCCGAAGTCGTCGCTGGCTCGCCATGGCGACCTGGTGTTGAATGTGCGCGTGCCCCGGGAAGCCTGCCCCTTCAATCTCGCGCCCACCGCCAGCACGACCGCGATGCTGGCCATGGGCGATGCGCTCGCGATGGCGGTGCTGCAGGCGCGCGGTTTCAAGCGGCAGGACTTCGCCAAGTTCCACCCCGGAGGCGCTATTGGCCGCGCAATGCTGTCACGAGTGGCCGACATTATGCGGAGCGGCCCGCGCAATGCCGTCGCCGCAGAAGGACTGACCGTCAAAGAAGCGTTGTTGGTCATGACCCGGGCGAAGTCTGGCAGCCTGAGCGTGGTCAATGAACAAGGCAAACTGGTGGGAGTGTTCACCGATGGCGATTTCCGCCGGCATATGGCCAATAATGAAGACCTGCTGGCGCAGCCGCTAAAGAGCGTCATGACCCGCAACCCGGTTTGCATCCGGGAGGACGCCCTGGCGGTGGAAGCCCTGAAAGTCTTCCACGAGCGTAACATAGACGATTTGATTGTGGTGACCGCGAAGCGCGAGCCGGTTGGCCTGGTGGATTCCCAGGACCTGCCGAAATTCAAGCTGATGTAG
- the lepB gene encoding signal peptidase I: protein MAHLRHLMQKLWESRSCRTLIGGVLAVALGVGAGRVFVGSVYVVEGSSMEPYYPPGTHLYGTPISTPLERGDVVILDDGQEDEALKRIVGLPGETVQLWRGRVFINRQLLVEPYLPKHSYTFPRERARRGAVFVLGEGEYFVLGDNRFFSSDSRAYGAVLRKQIKRRVPLPDNFVGAYVTAYTLPDYGTTLMRPTWGGLAAR, encoded by the coding sequence ATGGCGCACCTTCGCCACTTGATGCAGAAATTGTGGGAAAGCCGCTCTTGCCGCACGTTGATCGGGGGCGTCTTGGCTGTGGCGCTGGGAGTGGGCGCTGGCCGGGTCTTTGTCGGCTCCGTGTATGTGGTGGAGGGCTCGAGCATGGAGCCCTATTATCCTCCGGGGACGCATCTCTATGGGACGCCCATTTCGACACCGCTTGAGCGCGGGGACGTTGTCATCCTCGACGATGGCCAGGAGGACGAGGCGCTGAAGCGCATCGTTGGGTTGCCGGGCGAAACGGTTCAACTCTGGCGAGGGCGCGTGTTCATTAACCGGCAGCTACTGGTGGAGCCTTACCTGCCCAAACACAGCTACACGTTCCCCCGCGAGCGAGCGCGACGAGGGGCGGTCTTTGTGCTTGGGGAAGGAGAGTATTTCGTGCTGGGCGACAACCGGTTCTTTAGCTCGGACAGCCGCGCATACGGCGCGGTGCTGCGCAAGCAGATCAAGCGGCGTGTTCCGTTGCCCGACAATTTCGTCGGCGCGTATGTAACGGCCTACACACTGCCGGATTACGGAACCACACTGATGCGGCCAACGTGGGGCGGGCTTGCCGCACGCTGA
- a CDS encoding biopolymer transporter ExbD → MQFYKRQRRQPPAVIIVALIDILIVLLIFLMVTTTFKQQPALKLALPESAQAQKSGASESPPKLVSIDPKGNLRYDTDNTPVTIERLKEKLLADVARTPDLKLALSADKMAPFGQIVKVMDVAKEARIKTVNAYTKEPGKP, encoded by the coding sequence ATGCAGTTCTACAAACGCCAGCGCCGCCAGCCTCCCGCGGTCATTATCGTCGCCTTGATTGATATCCTGATCGTCCTGCTGATCTTCCTGATGGTCACGACCACCTTCAAGCAGCAGCCCGCCCTCAAGCTTGCGCTGCCCGAATCCGCCCAGGCCCAGAAGTCCGGCGCCAGCGAGTCCCCGCCCAAACTTGTCAGTATTGACCCCAAAGGCAACCTCCGCTACGACACGGATAATACGCCGGTGACCATCGAACGCCTGAAGGAGAAACTGCTGGCCGATGTCGCCCGGACGCCCGACTTGAAGCTGGCGCTCAGCGCGGACAAGATGGCCCCTTTCGGCCAGATCGTTAAGGTGATGGACGTCGCCAAGGAGGCGCGGATCAAGACCGTCAACGCCTACACCAAGGAACCCGGGAAACCCTGA
- a CDS encoding aspartate-semialdehyde dehydrogenase, which yields MNRNPHVAVVGATGAVGLEMIKTLEKRDFPLGKLTLLASTRSVGRKLTYRGQEITVKELKKDSFGGIDIALFSAGGGISREYAPVAAQAGCVVVDNSSAFRMDDSVPLVIPEINAADVRLHKGIIANPNCTTAIALMALYPLHAAFGCKRIFASSYQAVSGTGAKAIVELERQVDQIVKRQPVTREVYPHQIAFNVLPHVDSFLPSGYTREEMKMENESRKIMHHPTFKASVTCVRVPVYRAHSIAVSAEFEKAVTVEAALAVLRKAPGLDVVDNPAQCEYPLPLYQSDKYNCAVGRLRQDCALDNGLCFWVAGDQLLKGAALNAVQIAEELMK from the coding sequence ATGAACCGGAATCCGCATGTGGCTGTGGTTGGCGCGACGGGCGCTGTCGGCCTTGAGATGATCAAGACGCTGGAAAAGCGTGACTTTCCGCTAGGTAAGCTGACGTTGCTAGCGTCTACCCGCTCGGTGGGCAGGAAGCTCACTTACCGCGGCCAGGAGATCACGGTCAAGGAGCTGAAGAAGGATTCGTTCGGCGGCATTGACATCGCGCTGTTCAGCGCGGGCGGCGGCATTTCGAGGGAATACGCGCCCGTTGCCGCCCAGGCCGGCTGCGTGGTCGTTGACAACTCCAGCGCCTTCCGCATGGACGACAGCGTCCCGCTGGTGATTCCCGAGATCAACGCCGCCGACGTGAGGTTGCACAAGGGCATCATCGCCAACCCGAATTGCACCACCGCCATCGCGCTTATGGCGCTGTATCCGCTGCACGCGGCGTTTGGCTGCAAGCGCATCTTTGCTTCCAGCTACCAGGCGGTGTCCGGCACAGGCGCCAAAGCCATCGTCGAGTTGGAGCGCCAGGTGGACCAGATCGTGAAGCGGCAGCCTGTGACGCGCGAAGTGTATCCACACCAGATCGCTTTCAACGTGCTGCCGCACGTGGACTCGTTCCTGCCGAGCGGCTACACCAGGGAAGAGATGAAGATGGAGAACGAGAGCCGCAAGATCATGCATCATCCGACTTTCAAGGCGAGCGTGACTTGCGTGCGTGTGCCGGTCTATCGGGCACACTCGATCGCCGTCAGCGCCGAGTTCGAGAAGGCGGTGACGGTCGAGGCGGCGCTGGCTGTGCTCCGGAAGGCGCCAGGGCTGGATGTGGTTGACAACCCCGCCCAGTGCGAATACCCGCTGCCGCTCTACCAGTCGGACAAATACAACTGCGCCGTCGGCCGCCTCCGCCAGGACTGCGCGCTGGACAACGGGTTGTGCTTTTGGGTGGCGGGCGACCAGCTCCTCAAAGGCGCCGCGCTCAATGCCGTCCAGATCGCCGAAGAGCTGATGAAGTAG